CACTTCCTGTCACTAGCGTGCAGTTTCAACTTATCTGCAGTGCTAATAATCTTCAAGACGTAGGTCTTCTTGCCAGTAGTCCTGTCAGTTTCATAGTGATTCACTTCTTGCTGATGACGTTCAATGATTTCTTTCTGCAGTGTCCTCAGATGACAGGCACAGCACTCGAAACACACACTAAAACTCTTCTCTGGCTTACAATCATCTGTCAAATTGTTCTCAGTCTCTTTAGCCTGTTTAGTCTTTTTCGCAGTCTCCGATTTCTCACTGTTATCAACACCTTTTCTTTTGCTGCTCTTTTTCGGCCCTTTTTTAAACTTACCGCTGTGTTTCCTTTTGCTCTGTTCGCAGACTTCATTGGTAACGGACTCTGATACAGTGTTTGTTGGACTAGAAGCCTCAGTATTGTCTTCCTCTTCTTCACCAACTTCACAAGCTGCAGGGGCCGTCTCGCTGTGGACCACATTCACAGTGCTGTCTTCTTTCTTGTCTCCATCATCTTTTTCGTCCGGAACCAATTTGGAATGAAGGAAATCTGGCAGCAGAACACAGAATTTGAAATCATTCTCAGAAAGTTGCGGGTGTATGGAAATGCAGTGACGTATCACGTCTGCACGATTATAGGACTGGTACCGGCACCACTTACACCAAAAGCGGTGGCTCATTGTATGTTTCAACAAGACGattttctgttctgttttgaaGGTACAGAAATTACACCAATAGTACGGAAGATCAATGGTAGAAATGACTGCTCCAGAGTTAGATAGGTATAATGTCTTCGCCGAAAGAGCACACACGCTTCCACTTTCCACTTCATCCTTTGCATTAACTTCCATCAACATATGTCCTATGTGATCCATGTCATTATCCTGAATCCTGCACTGTTGTGTTGGAGTCAATGGCCGCACAATTCGGCCCAATTCACTGCCAGAAGAGTTGGAAGAGCTGGGGACATGCATCGGTGTATACCCTGCCTGTGTTTTTGTGTCCAATTCACTAGCAGAGAGGGATAAAGTGGAGTTTGGATTCACAGCACCTGCTTCTTTAACTATCAATGCACAAGGATGACGGACCTGGAGATTGTCTACAACCATGTACGGACTCTGAGCAGGCTGTCCAATTTGATGGCTTTGGACAGGCAGTGTTGCAGGATGGTTCTGAACTTGCAAGGGTGGGTACTGGGCAGCTCCATTTGGCGTGGATGGGACCACCTGAAACGGACTGTGGGACAGAAAGTATCCATCCTGTGGTTGAGGTGGACACACAGATGGCTCCGTTTTAAACAATCTTTGTCGATCCATCAGTAACAAATGTTATCAAAAtctgaaaagaaacaaaaaattagaTGTATTTTCTCCAATGCTCCATACACCACTCTAATTAGAAAATGTCTGTTTCAACAATCTTATACTGTGAGACTTATGACAGGGCTAAAaatgtgtccattttcacaaaattatgCGGATTCTCATGAAAGCAATCCACAAGAATCCTCCTGATCCTAACTTTACcaaaagtgtttatttatatatttctgtgGTATGTACATTAGTGCATACAAAGTGAGCCACAGAGTGCAATCATGGACCAAGTgcattttttgtcatttttcagTTAGGTGCAGAAATGAAAAGAGGTAAACAAAAATCTTTCAATTCAGTAATGGTCTAAATCAAGATCTGGTTCCATTTTTTTCACCACAAGTGACAATACAGTATTGGACTCACAATAAGTCGTATTTACTTGAGCCAAGTGCTCAATCAATGAAGACTGACAACATGGCCACCAAAGTTTTGACAGAATATGAAGTTTTACGACTGATAATAcattcatataataattataatttattttataccttGCTGCATTTATACATTTGcattttactaaatatattttagacatTCTTCCAATATGATGGTTTTAGTGTGCAGACCAGtattgtactgaatgataaaaacatactttaatttattacatattattcagGCCCTTTAGATGATTCTAATCAGGATCCAATAAAGAAAATAACCAATGCTTAATTATGTACCCAGCAAATGGATGGATTTATTTGCTGGTGCAAGGAGGAAAAATCCTTTTAAGTTGTGAGAATGACTGATAGATcaaataaacatgaaaaatgtGCTGATGAGGGTGATGTCCACTGGTTGAAAATCTAATAGATATACTTCCAAAAGAAGACATCACTGaagatgttttttaaagtacagttgtgatgatgatgctcCATTCTTTGAATTTAAACTTTCCCGAAAGACAATTGGATGGAACTTAGATACATGCCCGGAAAACATTGTACTTCCAAAGCTGTACAGTG
The sequence above is drawn from the Gigantopelta aegis isolate Gae_Host chromosome 6, Gae_host_genome, whole genome shotgun sequence genome and encodes:
- the LOC121376499 gene encoding uncharacterized protein LOC121376499, which gives rise to MDRQRLFKTEPSVCPPQPQDGYFLSHSPFQVVPSTPNGAAQYPPLQVQNHPATLPVQSHQIGQPAQSPYMVVDNLQVRHPCALIVKEAGAVNPNSTLSLSASELDTKTQAGYTPMHVPSSSNSSGSELGRIVRPLTPTQQCRIQDNDMDHIGHMLMEVNAKDEVESGSVCALSAKTLYLSNSGAVISTIDLPYYWCNFCTFKTEQKIVLLKHTMSHRFWCKWCRYQSYNRADVIRHCISIHPQLSENDFKFCVLLPDFLHSKLVPDEKDDGDKKEDSTVNVVHSETAPAACEVGEEEEDNTEASSPTNTVSESVTNEVCEQSKRKHSGKFKKGPKKSSKRKGVDNSEKSETAKKTKQAKETENNLTDDCKPEKSFSVCFECCACHLRTLQKEIIERHQQEVNHYETDRTTGKKTYVLKIISTADKLKLHASDRKWLSEREETSGRTRRRSKVEALQFIKNKVEDDDNDAEWDLGNELDDDDDDDEDYVPTKGKKKGKNLWKKNSTQGGESNEKCIVSNVDIEIDTAAEPSSDTVVQSFSVSCLNVENTVKISPKKIVSRDLFDNSLIVEPHLLKPEVKQDMSHMKKVLFAGDKVRMPISAVSTNPVLATLVSATTSALSVPTASNLIKPRAVAPKSDSAVIIVSAEAPVPAVQTSVTVPLTAGASIIIDDAPPNPPSSKAGSSNPPSKSPKPASNSSKIVSKSSNSSVVPKTSSESPASGENLGLEEEEKLNETIVNKKGIFKCAHCRVVADRILQIRLHILEKHKENPLYCLDMETIDGVSPRYMLFCHFKNCKFFTRSRDNFLKHVDKCKFGKVNKLSKSEETFKEVNYNFVKSTYPKLMKITK